CATCTTTGACACAGATGGCGTTATCGAATAAGAAAAATTCAGTTATGACAAAAGAGCTGCAATTGTTGTTGTAGTTATTTCAAAATAGATGATTCTGCACTATCAGCGTGACCATGAGAGGATGTTGCAACAACTGATAGATTTCTGCGAAGAAGTAGTCATAGGGAGCAAGCCACATTGGATATAATCCACTGTGGCTTGTTTTGAACTGAATGATTTACAATTTCGGATTCCGCCGTCTCAACTTCCGATGCTCCTTTGCAGGCTTAGAACGGGAGAATATTTCTTTTAATGTCTGCTTTTCTTCCACAGAAAGCTGAGTGACTTTCATCTCCAGATTTTTGCAGAAAAGAAGCAAAAGACCATTTATATAAGCATCATTTGATGACTCTGTATCGCCATCTGCGGTAGTAGGTATTTGAGATGTAAAGTCATCAATGATATTTTTGACCATACTTTGATAGTCATGTCGCTGGCGGTATTGCTATCTTTCATATGAGTATTTCGTAGGTCAGCGACAATCGGTTTTAGGTCTGCTGACAGAATATTCATATAATATTGTTCTGACTCAATGTGTGAATTATCAAATACATTTGCAAATGTATCGGTGGAATCGGCACCAAACTCTGTTAATTTGCATCTCATCACATCAAGAAAAGCATTCGCTATCTGAAGTCCCTTATCGTTAAATCCATCAATATAGATTTCCAGGTCAGTCATGAATTTTTTGAAATTTTCATGTGTGAGTAATTCAGATAATAATCGAGGGTTATATTTTTTATCAGTCAGTATTTGTATGGCATCGTCATTTAGGTGCAGATCAGATACTGACTGATTTTTATGTTGCCGTAATTCTGTCCGGCAAAGAAGGTAATCTGTGCTTACGTTGTAAAAATTTGAAAGCGTTATAAGATTGCTGAGCGACATATCTATATTTTCATCTTTTTCATAATTGCCAAGCGTGGAGCTAGGGATACCGGTAGCATCGGATAACTCCTGCAACGACATTCTTTTTTCTGAGACTCTCAAATCTTTCAGTCTTTCTGGTATGGTAAGTTTTGTATGCATAGTATTTTCCTCGTTTTTAAAGATACAGATAGATTACCATGATATTGCTATGAGATAAATAGCAATTCTTTACCTGTCTTGTCCATAATATTAGAAAAAATCACAAAAAGAAAAATTTTCCAGCATCTTGGATATACCGAATCGGCATAGAAAATCTGAGAAAATAATTTCATAAATCAGGAATGGAAGGAGTGAAAAATTTATGAAATGTTGGAAATATATCAGTATGACAAAGCCGATAGGCGTAGCTCCGTGAAAATTTATTTTCATGGTTTTAGGGGATTGGGGCATTTCCCCAACAAGCTAAAAATGCATTTTGTGTGCACAAATGCACTGCTTGCCAAGTAGCGAAATTAGGAATGAAAGAGAGGATAAGACAATGGAAAATGTAACTTTTGATTATAAGTTTTACAGGATACCTAAGAGATTTTTTAAGGAAGACATGTTCAGAGACATGACGAATGCGACAAAAGTATTATATGGAATACTTCTGGATCGCAAGTGCCTGTCAGACTCCAATGGAGACGCATGGCGTGATGAATATGGAATTACCTATATCATTTTTACAATCGAAGAAATTATGAACCTGATGAATTTGGGAAACAAGAAGGTTAACAAAATGTTGAAGGAGCTGGAGGAGCATGGCTTGATCTACCGAAGACACCAGGGCTTGGGAAGACCGAATAAGATTTATGTTTATGATTTGCTCAAAGCAGATAATTCAAATTGGCTGCCAAAACAAATTATGTTCGGAAAGGGGAGCAGCAATGAGAAAGAAGTATTATGAAGATGCAAAAGAGAATGCAGCTTTTGAGAGATGTGCAGATGTAATAACATCCCTGATTCTAAAATATGGACCGGCTTTAAAACAAAAATGGAATCTAAACGAGTGGATTAGGAATATTCAGGCAGAGAGTATATGGAAAGACATAGCTTGCAAAAGGTATCAGCGGTATTTTATTCACATGATGAATATGAAAAGCGCTCTTGTATGACAAAATCAAATTGACTAATACTAATTAGCAATATATAATACAGACAAAACGAAAATGACATGAACGGAGGAACAATGAAGTGGAGAA
This window of the Mediterraneibacter butyricigenes genome carries:
- a CDS encoding helix-turn-helix domain-containing protein → MHTKLTIPERLKDLRVSEKRMSLQELSDATGIPSSTLGNYEKDENIDMSLSNLITLSNFYNVSTDYLLCRTELRQHKNQSVSDLHLNDDAIQILTDKKYNPRLLSELLTHENFKKFMTDLEIYIDGFNDKGLQIANAFLDVMRCKLTEFGADSTDTFANVFDNSHIESEQYYMNILSADLKPIVADLRNTHMKDSNTASDMTIKVWSKISLMTLHLKYLLPQMAIQSHQMMLI
- a CDS encoding replication initiator protein A, with amino-acid sequence MENVTFDYKFYRIPKRFFKEDMFRDMTNATKVLYGILLDRKCLSDSNGDAWRDEYGITYIIFTIEEIMNLMNLGNKKVNKMLKELEEHGLIYRRHQGLGRPNKIYVYDLLKADNSNWLPKQIMFGKGSSNEKEVL